The Peribacillus simplex genome contains a region encoding:
- the purH gene encoding bifunctional phosphoribosylaminoimidazolecarboxamide formyltransferase/IMP cyclohydrolase, producing MKKRALISVSDKTGIVEFAQGLIEAGFEIISTGGTKKTLLDNGIDVIGISDVTGFPEILDGRVKTLHPNVHGAVLAKHDDKNHAAQLAEHNIEPIQLVCVNLYPFQATISKPEVTVEDAIENIDIGGPTMLRSSAKNHEYVTVIVDSNDYPTVLAELKQNGGVSKTTNRRLAAKVFRHTAAYDAVISEYMTELADEENPESLTVTYELKQSLRYGENPHQKAAFYKKPLGSVFSIAEANQLHGKELSYNNINDADAALQIVKEFNEPAAVAVKHMNPCGVGVGATILEAYEKAYEADATSIFGGIIALNREVDKETAEKLHEIFLEIIIAPGFTQEAVEVLTSKKNLRLLTIDFDAVKKPERKLTSIEGGLLIQDRDAHSLKDAEIKVATKREPTPEEWKAMELGWKIVKHVKSNAIVVCNDQMTLGVGAGQMNRVGAAKIALEQAGERATGSALASDAFFPMDDTVEAAAKAGVTAIIQPGGSVKDEDSIKKADEYGITMVFTGIRHFKH from the coding sequence ATGAAGAAACGTGCATTAATTAGTGTATCGGATAAAACAGGTATCGTAGAATTTGCTCAAGGTTTAATTGAAGCAGGTTTTGAAATCATTTCTACAGGCGGTACCAAAAAAACGCTGCTGGATAATGGCATTGATGTAATTGGAATCAGTGACGTCACCGGTTTCCCGGAAATATTGGATGGACGTGTTAAAACACTTCACCCGAATGTCCATGGAGCAGTGTTGGCAAAACATGATGACAAAAATCACGCAGCACAACTTGCAGAGCATAATATTGAACCCATTCAACTTGTCTGTGTGAACCTATATCCATTCCAAGCGACTATTTCCAAACCGGAAGTCACTGTGGAAGATGCTATTGAAAACATCGATATCGGCGGACCGACAATGCTTCGTTCTTCTGCTAAAAACCACGAATATGTGACTGTTATAGTTGATTCCAATGATTATCCTACCGTATTGGCTGAGCTGAAACAAAACGGCGGGGTTTCAAAAACCACGAATCGCCGTCTGGCTGCTAAAGTTTTCCGCCATACAGCAGCATATGACGCCGTTATTTCAGAGTATATGACAGAGCTTGCCGATGAAGAAAATCCTGAATCATTGACTGTTACCTATGAATTGAAACAGTCGCTTCGTTATGGAGAAAATCCACATCAAAAAGCCGCATTTTATAAAAAACCGCTTGGTTCCGTTTTCTCGATTGCAGAAGCGAATCAATTACATGGAAAAGAACTTTCATACAACAACATTAATGATGCTGATGCAGCACTTCAAATCGTTAAAGAATTCAATGAGCCGGCTGCAGTTGCAGTCAAACATATGAATCCTTGCGGCGTCGGTGTCGGTGCGACCATTTTGGAAGCATATGAAAAGGCTTATGAGGCAGATGCCACTTCCATTTTCGGTGGGATCATCGCTTTGAACCGTGAAGTTGACAAGGAGACTGCTGAAAAGCTTCATGAAATTTTCCTTGAAATCATCATTGCCCCTGGGTTTACACAAGAGGCAGTGGAAGTATTGACAAGCAAGAAAAACCTTCGTTTATTAACGATCGATTTCGATGCGGTTAAAAAGCCTGAACGTAAATTGACATCCATTGAAGGCGGATTACTTATTCAAGATCGGGATGCACATAGCTTAAAGGATGCAGAAATAAAAGTGGCAACGAAACGTGAGCCTACCCCTGAAGAGTGGAAAGCCATGGAACTTGGCTGGAAAATCGTGAAACATGTCAAGTCGAATGCAATAGTGGTTTGTAACGATCAAATGACATTAGGTGTTGGCGCAGGTCAAATGAACCGTGTGGGAGCTGCAAAAATTGCTCTGGAACAAGCTGGGGAAAGGGCGACAGGAAGTGCATTGGCATCAGATGCTTTCTTCCCAATGGATGATACTGTAGAAGCGGCAGCGAAAGCGGGCGTCACGGCAATCATTCAGCCTGGTGGATCTGTCAAAGATGAGGATTCAATCAAGAAAGCTGATGAATATGGGATTACGATGGTGTTTACAGGAATTCGTCACTTTAAACATTAA
- the purD gene encoding phosphoribosylamine--glycine ligase, with product MNVLVIGRGGREHAIARKLFESKRVGTVFAAPGNPGMTDVATLVPIDENNHGDLVAFAKQNAVSLTVIGPETPLLNGLADDFTEAGLQVFGPNGRAAVIEGSKSFAKDLMKNYSIPTAEYETFSDYDSAKAYIEKMGAPIVIKADGLAAGKGVVVAMTMEEALDAIHDMLVGAKFGEASAKVVIEEFLDGEEFSLMAFVNGEKVYPMVIAQDHKRVFDGDQGPNTGGMGAYSPVPQISDEMIQTAVETILKPTVNAMISENRSFTGILYAGLIATEKGTKVIEFNARFGDPETQVVLPRLKTDFVDTLEAVLSGADLELEWHEEAVLGVVVAADGYPGEYKKGSIINGLEKIDPNAHVYHAGTALNSEGNFIANGGRVLLVAAKGKDLASAQAEVYKELGNIEKDGLFWRTDIGYRAIKFNFSS from the coding sequence ATGAATGTACTAGTAATTGGCCGGGGCGGCAGGGAGCATGCCATAGCCCGCAAACTATTTGAAAGTAAACGGGTTGGGACTGTTTTTGCAGCACCGGGAAATCCAGGGATGACCGATGTAGCGACTCTTGTTCCAATTGATGAAAACAATCACGGTGATTTAGTTGCCTTTGCCAAGCAGAATGCAGTTTCATTAACTGTGATCGGGCCCGAAACCCCATTGTTGAATGGACTTGCCGATGATTTCACGGAGGCGGGATTACAGGTATTTGGCCCTAATGGCCGTGCTGCAGTCATCGAGGGAAGTAAGTCCTTTGCTAAAGATTTAATGAAGAACTACAGCATTCCGACAGCAGAATATGAAACATTTTCTGATTATGATTCAGCAAAGGCGTATATCGAAAAAATGGGTGCTCCCATCGTCATAAAAGCGGATGGTTTGGCTGCAGGAAAAGGTGTCGTAGTTGCTATGACGATGGAAGAGGCGTTAGACGCCATCCATGATATGCTAGTCGGAGCAAAGTTCGGTGAAGCATCTGCCAAAGTCGTTATTGAGGAATTCCTTGATGGAGAAGAATTTTCATTGATGGCATTCGTTAATGGGGAAAAAGTGTATCCGATGGTCATTGCTCAAGATCATAAGCGGGTTTTTGATGGAGATCAGGGTCCGAACACAGGTGGAATGGGTGCATACTCACCGGTGCCGCAAATTTCCGATGAAATGATTCAGACTGCAGTCGAAACAATTCTTAAGCCCACGGTAAATGCGATGATTTCGGAGAATCGGAGTTTTACAGGAATATTATATGCCGGGTTGATCGCTACTGAAAAAGGCACAAAAGTCATTGAGTTCAATGCTCGTTTTGGCGATCCGGAAACGCAAGTTGTTTTACCACGCCTAAAAACAGATTTCGTGGATACGCTTGAAGCGGTTCTTTCTGGAGCGGATTTAGAACTTGAGTGGCATGAAGAAGCTGTTCTTGGAGTGGTCGTAGCAGCTGATGGATATCCAGGGGAATATAAAAAGGGTTCTATCATTAATGGCTTGGAAAAGATCGATCCGAATGCCCATGTATATCATGCTGGAACGGCCCTCAATAGTGAGGGGAATTTCATCGCGAATGGCGGACGTGTACTTCTGGTTGCTGCAAAAGGGAAAGATTTGGCCTCAGCCCAAGCTGAAGTATATAAAGAGTTAGGAAATATTGAGAAAGACGGCTTATTCTGGCGAACGGATATTGGCTACCGTGCAATAAAATTCAATTTTTCATCATAA
- a CDS encoding YgaP-like transmembrane domain: MKFKQNISIINALMRITCGFTLLTWAMTKMVKKPWKNQSYIFVVMLSAMKIGEGILRYCPVVDAMENGQNLMTNEPKQGHVSNQSDHY, from the coding sequence GTGAAGTTTAAACAAAATATCAGTATAATAAATGCATTAATGCGAATTACCTGTGGTTTTACATTGCTAACATGGGCTATGACTAAAATGGTGAAAAAACCATGGAAAAACCAATCTTATATATTCGTGGTCATGCTTTCTGCCATGAAAATAGGCGAAGGCATACTCCGATATTGTCCTGTCGTCGATGCAATGGAAAACGGACAAAACTTAATGACAAATGAACCAAAACAGGGACATGTATCTAATCAATCTGATCACTATTAA